The Caretta caretta isolate rCarCar2 unplaced genomic scaffold, rCarCar1.hap1 Scaffold_31, whole genome shotgun sequence genomic sequence CAATAGCGTTGACTCAGGTGAACCATCACACAGAACAAGCAGCAAATTATGAACAGCAAAGGGAAAAGATGTGGTGACAAGGTCCTGAGCAATCAGAGTGGAATGTGTATAAATcatttgtcaaatctttttaaataaatacattggcAAATTCTGAATTTCTTTGCAGATTATTTGCAAATTGGAAAAGGGGCTACACTAACCTCTTATTTCATATTCAAATTAAGCTGGCtgacacagaaaaaaataattccagtAAAATTTCCTgctattttcactgaaatttaaatGGACAGGATTTCATCAAATTCTAGCAAATATTTCAACCAGCTCAGTCTCCATCTAACCTTTCCCAGAAAACAAGCTCATTACTGATGAAAATATGCTGAGAGACTTTGTGTCTTTCCTCCCATAGCTTTCTTAATTTAACAGGAAAAGCTTAAATTCAGATTATTTAATTCCTCTCCTTCACATAACTATTATCTCCTGAAGCTTCAACTTGCCAGGAAATGCACACGCAGAACTCCCAGTGGAGTAAATGCAAGATTGGGGTGCAGCACCTCTGGTATGATTGGGTCCCTTATATGGTATACTTATGTACAATAAActgcatttttgaaagtgacATTTCCGAATCGTTTAGGCAAAACTCTagattatgattttaaaaagtgctcgaggtgatgggagagggagatgtaaAAGAAGTGACACAAACAGAAATATGGtcatgttttcttcttttccttctttaaaattaatatgaaaacATTCCTTTTCAATTTTTGGGTTGAAAACCATTCCCTTTCACTGATGGAAACTCCAACATGACAGCCTAGTGCTATGGTATgaaaaacagaaagtgaaacttgCTACAGAAAGAAGGCTGCAAACTTCACTCATCAGACCACTTGAATTTCAATGTCCAAGCTCAGTGAAACGCACATTGAAAAAAGAATAAAGCTTGAATGGTGAAAAggcaaacacatttgaaagtgACATTCATTTATATCAGTCGCTCTAGCATATTTTTTACCAGCCACACAatctttttgacaggtttcagagtaacagccgtgttagtctgtattcgcaaaaggaaaaggagtacttgtggcaccttagagactaaattggttcgtctctaaggtgccacaagtactccttttctttttacaatcttTTTGGACAACTCCCTTCCATGTCACTACACTACATCACTGGGAACTACTCAGAACTGCCCGAGAAGACAGCATGTTCACACCCTTCAACTGTACCTGTTCCTTGGGCTTTTCACAACTGGTATCAGGTTCTTAAGTAAACCTCACAGTTGCTCAGTGCTCTCTGTCCATCTCTGGTATTGGCCTACACACATGGTTTTTCATCTCTCATATTTCAAATGGCCAGGAAATTGCGAGAGATTAATAGAGACTTCTCTGGCCCCAATCTCCCACAGGAATTCTTTTCAGGCTTATCAAATATTAAGAGGTCCCTATAGTATTACTCCCTCTCAAAGGCTGGAAGGAAAGAATGAGACAACCAGAGCATAGCAGGCTTTTCTGATTTTGAGTGCCACACCAGAAAGGGAAAGTTTGCCACCTGTTGGCAAAGTGAAGGAACAGCAGCTTTACACATCACTGCTGTTATTTGCAGAGTCTAGCAAAAAGAAGCTCTGCAGTAGTTCCCCCCATCTGCCAAAATTCACTGTTATCACTTAAAAGCATGGATAGTCTTGCTGATGTGACAGACATTCAGACCTGCCGAGCAGTGCTAACTACAGGAACTTGGGAGCAAACAGACAGGTCCCTACTCTAACCTGTAACTGGATGACACTGTTCATCATCATATTCTTCTTACTCTTTACATTTTCGTTATCTAAGAGGGCACGGAGGACTGAAGGAAAGAAATGTTGGGGTTCAGTAATATTAAAGTAGTTACCAACTGGGATTTGGTTCTTCGAATGACTTGTTCACTTCCACTAACTAAAAAGAAGGAAACCAAAAGTAAAAACCTCAAgcagaaaaaaacctgaaaagtagaaagtgatgaaagaaaaatcttttccGACAGAATGCTTAAATTCAGAGACAGGGGTCGAAAACACAAAAGTTTACAGAAGACCTTGAACAGACACCAGTTGCTCAAGTTCTACACAAACACAGGGAATCTAAGACATCATCATGATCAGCAGGAGTTTGCTGCAATTTTGCCTCGTGCTGCACTTCTCCAGTGAAATCTCATGTCTGGACTGTAACAGGCTGCATGTTCTACAAACCAGAATGAACAGCGAGAGTTTAGAGCATCTGGAGAAAATGGGTGGCAACTTTCCCTTCCAATGTCTAAATGAAGGGATAGCTTTCAAGCCCACAGATATCCTCAAGCTCCAACTGTCCCACCAAGAGAATGCCAAGGTAGCCATCCAGCAGATCCTCCAAGAGCTCTTCCATATCTTTAACAACAATCTCACCCAAGCTGCCTGGAATGGGACTTCCATAAAGGAATTCCAAAATGGACTTCACCAGCAGATTGAGAAGCTGGAGATGTGTTTGAGTGCTGAGATGGAAAAGGAGGTAACCTACCCAGGAAATGAGAACCTCCTGCTCACCAGCCTCAAACTGAAGAGATTCTTCCAGACAATAGAGgatttcctgaaagaaaagcaatacaGCCGGTGTGCCTGGGAGATCATCCGTGTGGAAATACCCAGATGTTTCCTCATGCTCAACAAACTCACCAAGAGACTTGAAAATGAAGGtaccatcttttcttttttccttgaaaaactcAAATAATATTATTTGAATAAAACAGCTGGTGAAAGATGGGTGATAGGGTTATAACTCCTAATACGTCGGGCCCAATCTTTCTCCCACAGTAATTTTATGCATACAGCTATTTCAAACGCATGCTCaaatcttttcagagtagcatatAATTTAGTGCTTCTCTACCACACACAATATTCTGTatgaaaaatatacaaatatatcATAACTGCTAACTAAAGACAAAATATTGTTAAGTGATAACTCACTGTGCCAAATAGAACTTTGACCAGTAAGTATCTAAGTTGGGGAAAAGAACAGTGAGAAGCCCCCTTTCAACAACTGCCTCGTTAGACAACATTCCAGTTAGGACACCAGAAAACGGGGGGTCTGTGTTCACACACTTCTATCCCATCAACTCATTTTGCACATAGGAACGGCCGAGGGTTCTtattctgcttttctttcttttgtttacccCAAACTTCAACAGCTTTAGTAACAACAAATTGTGACAAGATGACAAGTGCACTAAGGCTCAGGATTTAGGATTTGACATCTGGTTAGAAAAAGATGGCCTCTATTTGGCATTTGAATCTCTCCATGTTTGAACCATTCCCCTTTTTCATTCCAGCACATGATGCTTCCAGTAATGATGCTCTGAAAACGGCTGAATGAAACTGCACCTCCACTGGAGTCCTTCGTCTCTAAACTGATTCTCAAATCAGCAGCTTTCGAGACTCCTATCAGTCCATCTTGAATTAAGCAAACTGCCAAACTTCAACTGCACTATTTATAGCCTTCTTGCCATTACCAAGACTGATTTATTCACatgagaaaatgtaaaacagaagaTTTTGCTGAAAATATTGCAGAAGACAGCATAGTATTTGAACCGAAGGAGAA encodes the following:
- the LOC142070502 gene encoding interferon beta-like, translated to MISRSLLQFCLVLHFSSEISCLDCNRLHVLQTRMNSESLEHLEKMGGNFPFQCLNEGIAFKPTDILKLQLSHQENAKVAIQQILQELFHIFNNNLTQAAWNGTSIKEFQNGLHQQIEKLEMCLSAEMEKEVTYPGNENLLLTSLKLKRFFQTIEDFLKEKQYSRCAWEIIRVEIPRCFLMLNKLTKRLENEAHDASSNDALKTAE